Proteins encoded in a region of the Thunnus maccoyii chromosome 4, fThuMac1.1, whole genome shotgun sequence genome:
- the LOC121895634 gene encoding uncharacterized protein LOC121895634, producing the protein MVRVAGMHNWQENEIKELLTIRGSEAIRNQITGTAKDSVVYNRMTRLLAERGVYRSHMQVISKLKALRKQYTKYHQQKTRCGSARVDWPFYEQCHRVFSNAPAGNPVKRNRSPSPPPAPTSPSPPPQPPPAVSEEHQEVVVSLWDEVDDGEIHKHLGPVEAEDDEEQYSSSEHLQPITYTVPSKKRKTTVMEQVSTLVSATVTQLREMDAAMQAQEDARLQRLMDHEKEMQNNLMSQLTAMHERISRENHERHLELVDRILSRFPSPSAPSGP; encoded by the exons ATGGTCAGGGTTGCTGGG ATGCACAACTGGCAGGAGAATGAAATTAAAGAACTTTTGACCATCCGGGGGTCGGAGGCGATCCGTAACCAGATCACGGGGACGGCGAAGGACTCTGTTGTTTACAACAGGATGACCAGACTGCTGGCGGAGAGGGGGGTGTACAGGTCGCACATGCAGGTGATCAGCAAACTGAAGGCGCTGAGGAAGCAGTACACCAAGTACCACCAGCAGAAGACCCGCTGCGGGAGCGCCCGCGTCGACTGGCCGTTTTATGAGCAGTGCCACCGGGTTTTCTCAAACGCGCCCGCAGGAAACCCGGTTAAGCGGAACCGGAGTCCTAGCCCCCCGCCTGCACCCACATCTCCATCACCACCTCCTCAACCACCGCCTGCCGTCAGCGAGGAGCATCAGGAGGTTGTCGTCAGCCTCTGGGACGAAGTTGACGACGGGGAGATCCACAAACATCTGGGTCCAGTGGAGGCGGAGGACGACGAGGAGCAGTACAGCTCATCAGAGCACTTACAGCCCATCA CGTACACGGTTCCATctaagaaaaggaaaacaacgGTGATGGAGCAAGTCTCCACGTTGGTGTCGGCGACGGTCACCCAGCTCAGAGAGATGGACGCCGCCATGCAGGCGCAGGAGGACGCACGACTGCAGAGGTTAATGGACCATGAGAAGGAAATGCAGAACAATCTAATGAGTCAGCTCACAGCCATGCATGAAAGGATCAGTCGAGAAAACCACGAGAGACACCTCGAGCTGGTGGACAGGATACTCTCCAGGTTCCCCTCACCTTCAGCACCTTCGGGCCCCTGA
- the dalrd3 gene encoding DALR anticodon-binding domain-containing protein 3 isoform X1, whose translation MENIEQSSPLRITPTVRALSSALRGKRENVPDSSQGSGDRIFPDPEKLWFKESSAKNLRNRDFLSPTTMLHTLYADGQVPPAVMSRVLSLRGSGVLPVAGGEVMGEGLRVRVDRAAAFRAVLAGGATEYLTPSGQRQGCVVLNCPALHPKPNTPTPDTLTLGQLRTVLLADHMGALLRKQGFSVSYCPTLPEDSDIITFLRTLGLDWPTSPANWTNEQREEKIQEALENSPYRERENERGRRTSGGGGGRKAEDGENEGALRINLKRVFQEEGLLGYDPSLGTCTVHRDSVSHLAQLDAATADCTVAMATALHVTSCQDEFRQQQIAMLWRASGATHTQRHLVCGPVKTPGSHLTAAQYLQLRRGQMKEASEMKYGDQVEGQTWDDIIRVMTSATVRFELLSTVHTSPVTLDVQREGSVSTKGPRGGVFVMYNCARLHTLFDSYERGVGKGLYPEIPDGSELDFSALKEEGEWLLLFNYLIPFSELLDQSGQALDCEGGGARVNIKTEQICKFLVSLSKDFSSYYNRVHVLGEPLPHLFNQMFCRLYLLRALRELYHSALDTLNLPPIRQL comes from the exons ATGGAGAATATCGAGCAGTCTTCGCCCCTCCGGATCACCCCTACAGTCCGGGCGCTGAGCTCAGCACTGCGGGGGAAACGTGAAAATGTCCCCGATTCCAGCCAGGGAAGCGGCGACAGGATCTTCCCTGACCCGGAGAAGCTTTGGTTTAAGGAGAGCAGCGCTAAAAACCTCCGAAACAGGGACTTCTTGTCGCCGACCACGATGCTTCACACGCTGTACGCGGACGGGCAG GTCCCTCCAGCAGTGATGTCCAGGGTCTTGTCCCTCCGTGGTAGTGGGGTTCTCCCTGTGGCTGGTGGGGAGGTGATGGGTGAAGGGCTGAGGGTGAGGGTGGACCGGGCCGCAGCCTTCAGGGCCGTCCTGGCGGGTGGAGCCACAGAGTACTTGACACCATCAGGTCAGAGGCAGGGCTGTGTGGTGCTCAACTGTCCTGCCTTGCACCCTAAACCCAACACACCCACTCCTGACACACTGACTCTGGGCCAGCTGAGGACTGTTCTGTTGGCTGACCACATGGGGGCACTGCTGAGAAAACAGGG ATTTTCAGTGTCATATTGCCCCACGCTTCCCGAAGACAGCGACATCATCACCTTCCTCCGAACTCTGGGCCTCGATTGGCCGACATCCCCGGCCAACTGGACTAATGAGCAGCGTGAAGAGAAGATCCAGGAAGCGCTGGAGAACTCCCCgtacagagagagggaaaatgagagaggcaggaggaccagcggaggaggaggagggaggaaggcaGAGGACGGGGAGAATGAGGGAGCGCTCAGGATCAACCTGAAACGAGTTTTCCAGGAGGAGGGGCTGCTGGGATATGACCCCAGTCTTGGCACCTGCACAG TGCACAGAGACAGTGTTTCCCACCTGGCCCAACTGGACGCAGCCACAGCCGACTGCACA GTAGCCATGGCAACAGCGTTACATGTAACTTCTTGTCAGGATGAATTCCGCCAGCAGCAGATTGCGATGCTGTGGAGAGCCAGCGGAGCGACACATACGCAG agacATTTGGTGTGTGGACCTGTGAAGACTCCTGGTTCTCACCTCACTGCTGCACAGTACTTGCA GCTGAGAAGAGGTCAAATGAAGGAGGCCTCAGAGATGAAGTATGGAGATCAAgtagaag GTCAGACGTgggatgacatcatcagggtcatGACCTCTGCCACCGTCAGATTTGAGCTGCTGTCAACAGTCCACACCAGTCCT GTGACACTGGACGTCCAGAGGGAAGGAAGTGTGTCCACCAAAGGCCCGAGAGGAGGAGTGTTTGTGATGTATAACTGTGCCAGACTGCACACTTTGTTCGACAGCTACGAGAGAGGAGTGGGGAAGG GTCTGTACCCAGAGATCCCTGATGGCTCTGAGTTAGACTTCTCTGCTCTCAAAGAAGAG GGCGAGTGGCTTCTCCTGTTCAATTACCTCATACCGTTCTCCGAGCTGCTGGACCAATCAGGACAGGCGTTAGACTGTGAAGGGGGAGGAGCCAGAGTCAATATTAAAACTGAACAG ATCTGTAAATTTCTGGTGTCTCTCAGTAAAGACTTCAGCTCGTACTACAACAGAGTCCATGTGCTCGGG gagcCGTTGCCTCATCTCTTCAACCAGATGTTTTGTCGCCTGTATCTGTTGAGAGCGTTGAGAGAGCTCTACCACAGCGCTCTGGACACCCTGAACCTTCCCCCCATTAGGCAGCTATAG
- the dalrd3 gene encoding DALR anticodon-binding domain-containing protein 3 isoform X2: MSRVLSLRGSGVLPVAGGEVMGEGLRVRVDRAAAFRAVLAGGATEYLTPSGQRQGCVVLNCPALHPKPNTPTPDTLTLGQLRTVLLADHMGALLRKQGFSVSYCPTLPEDSDIITFLRTLGLDWPTSPANWTNEQREEKIQEALENSPYRERENERGRRTSGGGGGRKAEDGENEGALRINLKRVFQEEGLLGYDPSLGTCTVHRDSVSHLAQLDAATADCTVAMATALHVTSCQDEFRQQQIAMLWRASGATHTQRHLVCGPVKTPGSHLTAAQYLQLRRGQMKEASEMKYGDQVEGQTWDDIIRVMTSATVRFELLSTVHTSPVTLDVQREGSVSTKGPRGGVFVMYNCARLHTLFDSYERGVGKGLYPEIPDGSELDFSALKEEGEWLLLFNYLIPFSELLDQSGQALDCEGGGARVNIKTEQICKFLVSLSKDFSSYYNRVHVLGEPLPHLFNQMFCRLYLLRALRELYHSALDTLNLPPIRQL; this comes from the exons ATGTCCAGGGTCTTGTCCCTCCGTGGTAGTGGGGTTCTCCCTGTGGCTGGTGGGGAGGTGATGGGTGAAGGGCTGAGGGTGAGGGTGGACCGGGCCGCAGCCTTCAGGGCCGTCCTGGCGGGTGGAGCCACAGAGTACTTGACACCATCAGGTCAGAGGCAGGGCTGTGTGGTGCTCAACTGTCCTGCCTTGCACCCTAAACCCAACACACCCACTCCTGACACACTGACTCTGGGCCAGCTGAGGACTGTTCTGTTGGCTGACCACATGGGGGCACTGCTGAGAAAACAGGG ATTTTCAGTGTCATATTGCCCCACGCTTCCCGAAGACAGCGACATCATCACCTTCCTCCGAACTCTGGGCCTCGATTGGCCGACATCCCCGGCCAACTGGACTAATGAGCAGCGTGAAGAGAAGATCCAGGAAGCGCTGGAGAACTCCCCgtacagagagagggaaaatgagagaggcaggaggaccagcggaggaggaggagggaggaaggcaGAGGACGGGGAGAATGAGGGAGCGCTCAGGATCAACCTGAAACGAGTTTTCCAGGAGGAGGGGCTGCTGGGATATGACCCCAGTCTTGGCACCTGCACAG TGCACAGAGACAGTGTTTCCCACCTGGCCCAACTGGACGCAGCCACAGCCGACTGCACA GTAGCCATGGCAACAGCGTTACATGTAACTTCTTGTCAGGATGAATTCCGCCAGCAGCAGATTGCGATGCTGTGGAGAGCCAGCGGAGCGACACATACGCAG agacATTTGGTGTGTGGACCTGTGAAGACTCCTGGTTCTCACCTCACTGCTGCACAGTACTTGCA GCTGAGAAGAGGTCAAATGAAGGAGGCCTCAGAGATGAAGTATGGAGATCAAgtagaag GTCAGACGTgggatgacatcatcagggtcatGACCTCTGCCACCGTCAGATTTGAGCTGCTGTCAACAGTCCACACCAGTCCT GTGACACTGGACGTCCAGAGGGAAGGAAGTGTGTCCACCAAAGGCCCGAGAGGAGGAGTGTTTGTGATGTATAACTGTGCCAGACTGCACACTTTGTTCGACAGCTACGAGAGAGGAGTGGGGAAGG GTCTGTACCCAGAGATCCCTGATGGCTCTGAGTTAGACTTCTCTGCTCTCAAAGAAGAG GGCGAGTGGCTTCTCCTGTTCAATTACCTCATACCGTTCTCCGAGCTGCTGGACCAATCAGGACAGGCGTTAGACTGTGAAGGGGGAGGAGCCAGAGTCAATATTAAAACTGAACAG ATCTGTAAATTTCTGGTGTCTCTCAGTAAAGACTTCAGCTCGTACTACAACAGAGTCCATGTGCTCGGG gagcCGTTGCCTCATCTCTTCAACCAGATGTTTTGTCGCCTGTATCTGTTGAGAGCGTTGAGAGAGCTCTACCACAGCGCTCTGGACACCCTGAACCTTCCCCCCATTAGGCAGCTATAG